One stretch of Gambusia affinis linkage group LG05, SWU_Gaff_1.0, whole genome shotgun sequence DNA includes these proteins:
- the LOC122831794 gene encoding 26S proteasome non-ATPase regulatory subunit 4-like → MVLESTMVCVDNSEYMRNGDFLPTRLQAQQDAVNIVCHSKTRSNPENNVGLITMANNCEVLTTLTPDTGRILSKLHAVQPRGNISFCTGIRVAHLALKHRQGKNHKMRIIAFVGSPVEDNEKELVKMAKRLKKEKVNVDIINFGEEEMNTEKLTAFINTLNGKEGAGSHLVTVPPGPSLADALLSSPILAGEGGAVLGLGASDFEFGVDPSADPELALALRVSMEEQRQRQEDEARRAAVASVAEANISSPVADESEDALLKMSVSHADSAGPALPDFSRMTEEEQIAYALQMSMQGAGAEFVGEEMDTGADIDSSEAKDEEDYDVMQDPEFLQSVLENLPGVDPNNEAIRNAMGSLASQTGSKSDPKKDEEKKK, encoded by the exons TGTGGACAACAGTGAGTACATGCGAAATGGAGACTTTCTACCCACCAGGCTGCAGGCTCAGCAGGATGCAGTTAATATCGTTTGTCACTCCAAGACCCGCAGTAACCCAGAAAATAACGTGGGCCTCATCACCATGGCAAA CAACTGTGAAGTGCTGACCACCCTGACTCCAGACACAGGGAGGATACTGTCCAAGCTGCATGCGGTGCAGCCTCGAGGAAACATTAGTTTCTGCACTGGGATCAGGGTGGCACAT CTGGCGCTGAAGCACAGGCAgggcaaaaaccacaaaatgcgCATTATTGCATTTGTGGGCAGCCCAGTGGAGGACAATGAAAAAGAA TTGGTCAAAATGGCAAAGCGGctgaagaaagagaaagtcAATGTGGACATCATTAACTTTGGCGAGGAG GAGATGAACACAGAGAAGCTGACGGCTTTCATCAACACACTTAATGGCAAAGAGGGAGCTGGCTCCCACCTGGTCACAGTACCTCCAGGGCCCAGTCTGGCAGATGCCCTGCTCTCCTCACCCATCCTGGCAGGGGAAGGAGGTGCCGTGTTGGGTCTCGGTGCCAGTGACTTTGAGTTTGGAGTGGATCCCAGTGCAGACCCAGAGCTGGCCTTG GCTCTTCGCGTTTCCATGgaggaacaaagacaaagacaggaGGATGAAGCTCGCAGAGCTGCCGTTGCATCAGTGGCTGAAGCCAACATTTCCTCCCCTGTAGCAGACG AGTCGGAGGACGCTCTGTTGAAGATGTCAGTCTCACATGCAGACTCGGCTGGACCTGCTCTGCCGGACTTCAGCCGCATGACAGAGGAGGAACAGATTGCCTATGCTCTGCAGATGTCAATGCAGGGAGCTGGAGCAG AGTTTGTTGGTGAGGAGATGGACACGGGCGCCGACATAGATTCCAGTGAGGCGAAG GATGAAGAGGACTATGATGTAATGCAGGATCCAGAGTTCCTGCAGAGTGTTTTAGAGAACCTCCCCGGGGTCGACCCCAACAATGAGGCCATCCGGAACGCCATGGGCTCTCTGGCTTCCCAAACGGGCTCCAAGTCTGACCCCAAGAAGGacgaggaaaaaaagaaatga
- the znf687a gene encoding zinc finger protein 687a isoform X1, with amino-acid sequence MGDMKTPDFDDLLAAFDIPDIDAQEAIQSNPAEQRDGGATSAPGGSKSGTSSCFPSSEPPVVSVIVKNTVRSESLEGEDRSARDKTDNPPSSALTSQVPVKLEDFTSELEPKLPASAAMEPQITNGFEEAQAINQGRASAQHWSEPPPFSSPLSDNEGDEGAGPTTDVINSLSPLLYPQSSTPAGTTQSSPRSPPLLIPCSPQQGKPANPLSPPLHQNGSMTDETKCDGDTDEDESDPDFGSPLVIQESPESMMFSPPKRKRREKLLSGHPLAYEDVSSVFPQPPSLSAKPKSPKEEEEQPLKPSSSSTAPQPQTLSAVNTNSTALQEEKYPEHVIDERDSPESPPPSETGLLFNRHSSSDFGSTPAPDPHQEKLLEKDPPAEAEQREEDRSQETEDLGEKTTADGEKSNENCHAGSEHTETPSSPPRPLKVKIKMPTGSITRTVAPKRIVKASTKDAESSKPSSEGQAVKSKKELQQQSDLTAAATAESVSTVKEKKPRVSPTAVSITKTATLPSVSSSSSRANPINLRTLGKKTLNSGIALPAPLVPQTSSRPASIVNNTGAIISKSQTNLVEAFNKILNNKNLLPSYKPDLSSPVPAEWGISLPSQGYRCLECGDAFALEHSLAQHYDRRSLRIEVTCNHCAKRLAFFNKCSLLLHAREHKEKGLIMQCSHLVMKPVPVEQMISQPEPAAAAGGERRINALFLLKVMAGMSSSDQVWFCRLLCLFFSFLGQVAVKPAHHAAASKKETDMLLYTNNKCPECQTQFGSKEEVSDHFQEVKPAKSTSCTECSPPMLLPNSCSAAAHQRIHQGSSPHVCPECGGTARQQLLQKHLQENCLHFSRRIGYRCSSCLVVFGGLNSVKSHIQQAHCDMFHKCPSCPMAFKSAPSIQNHISAQHADLTDAKAMLIYKCVMCDTVFTHKPLLYAHFDTHLANQKVHVFKCPECTKLFSQRNSLLDHFKTHKAPTLKEELPSPPVAAPHLAGKPESSEEEWMGKEKVKPERMKAPTVWKCRSCNTQFTEREEYISHMGEQHGKFLKKFPCNKCESSFTTTSSMRRHIRDKHKVMNRGFRCQYCSESKKAFSSRSMLERHIQMRHSVTSPGQDSLLGADEAESSSEHDGSSASRRRRRAAVKTEQDAETTDRASPAKKLRSTAAPYVQPESGFSCAPCGFTTEDKPRFLEHISQHRRGGTEGGGLQCLQCGACFTSPSSLSRHRFIIHKVKDAFGDSQQSPVLSPSPSAGSTKNHDDRSSLNGSEPASPSGQPLAGPGKDDDGALACKVCGKHFEKATDLNTHFRTHGMAFIIARNAGKTT; translated from the exons ATGGGGGACATGAAGACTCCTGATTTTGATGACTTGCTTGCGGCTTTCGACATCCCTGACATTGACGCACAAGAGGCCATTCAGTCAAACCCGGCCGAGCAGCGGGATGGAGGAGCTACTAGTGCCCCTGGGGGAAGCAAGAGTGGGACTTCTTCATGCTTCCCAAGCTCTGAGCCGCCTGTGGTCAGCGTCATAGTGAAGAACACGGTTCGGTCTGAGTCTCTGGAGGGGGAAGACAGGTCTGCAAGGGATAAAACTGATAATCCTCCTAGCAGTGCCTTAACCTCTCAGGTTCCAGTCAAGTTAGAGGATTTTACTTCAGAGTTGGAGCCCAAACTGCCTGCCAGCGCTGCCATGGAGCCTCAGATTACCAATGGCTTTGAAGAAGCTCAAGCTATCAATCAGGGACGGGCCAGCGCACAACACTGGTCCGAGCCTCCTCCTTTCAGCTCCCCGTTGAGTGATAATGAGGGCGACGAAGGAGCCGGACCCACCACTGATGTTATTAATAGTTTGTCGCCCCTTCTGTACCCGCAGTCTTCAACACCAGCTGGTACCACCCAATCATCTCCTCGCTCCCCACCTTTGTTAATCCCTTGCTCACCTCAGCAGGGAAAACCTGCTAATCCTTTGTCGCCTCCTTTGCATCAAAACGGAAGCATGACAGATGAAACCAAATGTGATGGGGACACAGATGAAGATGAGTCCGATCCGGACTTTGGGAGTCCGCTGGTGATTCAGGAGAGCCCAGAATCGATGATGTTCTCCCCTCCAAAACGCAAACGGCGAGAAAAACTCCTTTCGGGTCATCCTCTGGCATATGAGGACGTATCTTCTGTTTTTCCGCAGCCTCCCAGTCTTTCTGCAAAACCTAAATCCccaaaagaggaagaggaacagCCTTTGAAACCTAGCTCGTCCTCCACAGCTCCACAACCCCAGACCCTCTCTGCCGTCAACACAAACTCAACTGCACTGCAGGAGGAGAAATACCCAGAGCATGTGATCGATGAGAGGGACTCGCCCGAGAGCCCCCCACCCAGTGAGACCGGGCTCCTGTTCAACAGGCACAGCAGCTCTGATTTTGGTTCAACACCAGCCCCAGATCCGCATCAGGAGAAACTCCTGGAAAAAGATCCGCCTGCGGAAGCTGAGCAGCGAGAGGAGGACAGATCTCAAGAAACTGAAGATCTGGGTGAAAAGACGACAGCAGATGGAGAAAAATCTAATGAGAATTGCCATGCTGGTAGCGAGCACACAGAGACACCATCCTCCCCACCCAGACCActcaaagttaaaattaaaatgccaaCAGGCAGCATCACAAGAACTGTGGCTCCTAAACGAATCGTAAAAGCCTCTACGAAAGACGCAGAGAGCTCAAAACCATCTTCAGAAGGTCAAGCCGTAAAGTCCAAAAAGGAGCTGCAACAGCAGTCGGACTTAACTGCAGCGGCAACAGCAGAAAGTGTCAGTACAGTGAAGGAGAAAAAGCCCAGAGTGTCCCCTACAGCAGTCAGCATCACTAAGACTGCAACACTGCCGTccgtctcttcctcctcctccagggcCAACCCAATCAACCTCCGCACCCTCGGTAAGAAAACTCTCAACAGTGGGATCGCCCTGCCGGCACCTCTGGTGCCTCAAACCAGCAGCAGGCCGGCCTCTATAGTCAACAACACCGGGGCGATCATTTCCAAGAGCCAGACCAACCTGGTGGAAGCCTTCAACAAAATCCTCAATAACAAAAACCTTCTGCCCAGTTATAAACCAGATCTGAGCTCCCCAGTGCCAGCAGAGTGGGGCATTTCCCTTCCATCACAG GGCTACCGGTGCCTGGAGTGCGGCGACGCCTTCGCCCTGGAGCACAGCTTGGCGCAGCACTACGACCGGCGCTCGCTCAGGATCGAGGTGACGTGCAATCACTGCGCCAAGCGGCTGGCCTTCTTCAACAAGTGCAGCTTGCTTTTGCACGCCCGAGAGCACAAGGAGAAAGGCCTGATCATGCAGTGCTCACATCTGGTCATGAAGCCTGTACCTGTGGAGCAGATGATCAGCCAGCCtgaacctgcagctgcagcaggggGTGAGAGGAGGATTAATGCCCTCTTTCTCCTTAAAGTGATGGCTGGAATGTCTTCATCTGATCAAGTCTGGTTTTGTCgtcttttatgtctttttttttcgtttttagGCCAGGTCGCGGTAAAGCCGGCACATCACGCTGCAGCGTCCAAGAAAGAAACAGATATGTTGCTGTACACAAATAATAAATGCCCTGAGTGTCAGACTCAGTTTGGCAGCAAAGAGGAGGTTTCTGACCATTTTCAAGAGGTCAAACCAGCTAAAAGCACT TCTTGCACAGAGTGCTCTCCTCCCATGCTCCTGCCCAACAGCTGCAGCGCCGCAGCCCATCAGCGAATCCACCAAGGCTCCTCGCCGCACGTCTGCCCAGAGTGCGGCGGCACCGCCAGGCAGCAGCTGCTTCAGAAACACCTGCAGGAGAACTGCTTGCACTTTTCCCGCCGCATCGGCTACAG ATGTTCCAGCTGCCTGGTGGTGTTTGGGGGGCTGAACTCTGTGAAGTCCCACATCCAGCAGGCTCATTGCGACATGTTCCATAAATGCCCCAGCTGCCCCATGGCCTTCAAATCTGCCCCCAGCATCCAGAACCACATCTCAGCTCAGCATGCAGACCTCACGGACGCAAAGGCCAT GCTGATTTATAAATGCGTCATGTGTGACACAGTTTTCACTCACAAGCCGCTGCTGTACGCACACTTCGACACTCACTTGGCCAATCAGAAGGTGCATGTGTTCAAATGCCCTGAATGCACCAAGCTGTTTTCTCAGAGGAATTCCCTGCTGGATCATTTCAAG ACACACAAAGCTCCCACATTGAAGGAAGAGCTGCCTTCACCTCCAGTGGCTGCCCCACATTTAGCCGGAAAACCGGAGAGCTCGGAGGAGGAATGGATGGGGAAGGAGAAAGTGAAGCCCGAAAGGATGAAAGCGCCCACAGTGTGGAAATGTCGCTCATGCAACACCCAGTTCACAGAACGGGAGGAATACATTTCTCATATGGGCGAACAGCACGGCAAG TTTCTGAAGAAGTTTCCCTGCAACAAATGTGAGAGCTCCTTCACCACCACGTCCAGCATGAGGCGCCACAtcagagacaaacacaaagtcatgaaCCGCGGCTTCCGCTGCCA atATTGTTCTGAGAGTAAGAAAGCGTTCAGCAGCAGGTCGATGTTGGAGCGGCACATCCAGATGAGACACAGCGTGACCAGTCCGGGTCAGGACTCGCTCTTG GGGGCCGACGAAGCCGAAAGCTCTTCAGAGCACGACGGCAGCTCGGCGTCCCGCAGGAGACGTCGAGCCGCTGTGAAGACGGAGCAGGACGCAGAGACGACGGACAGAGCGAGTCCAGCAAAGAAGCTGCGATCGACGGCCGCTCCGTACGTCCAGCCCGAGTCTGGGTTCAGCTGCGCTCCCTGCGGCTTCACCACGGAGGACAAGCCGAGGTTTCTGGAGCACATCAGCCAGCACAGGCGAGGCGGGACGGAGGGCGGCGGTCTGCAGTGTCTGCAGTGTGGCGCCTGCTTCACATCCCCGTCCTCCCTCTCCCGCCATCGCTTCATCATCCACAAGGTCAAAGATGCTTTCGGCGACAGCCAGCAGAGCCCCGTCTTGTCTCCGTCGCCCTCTGCTGGAAGCACCAAGAACCACGACGACAGGAGCTCCCTGAACGGCTCGGAGCCGGCTTCGCCCTCCGGTCAACCTCTCGCGGGTCCGGGGAAGGATGACGACGGAGCGCTGGCCTGTAAGGTGTGCGgtaaacactttgaaaaagCAACAGATCTCAACACGCACTTCAGAACTCACGGGATGGCTTTTATTATCGCAAGAAACGCAGGGAAGACTACTTAG
- the znf687a gene encoding zinc finger protein 687a isoform X2 has translation MGDMKTPDFDDLLAAFDIPDIDAQEAIQSNPAEQRDGGATSAPGGSKSGTSSCFPSSEPPVVSVIVKNTVRSESLEGEDRSARDKTDNPPSSALTSQVPVKLEDFTSELEPKLPASAAMEPQITNGFEEAQAINQGRASAQHWSEPPPFSSPLSDNEGDEGAGPTTDVINSLSPLLYPQSSTPAGTTQSSPRSPPLLIPCSPQQGKPANPLSPPLHQNGSMTDETKCDGDTDEDESDPDFGSPLVIQESPESMMFSPPKRKRREKLLSGHPLAYEDVSSVFPQPPSLSAKPKSPKEEEEQPLKPSSSSTAPQPQTLSAVNTNSTALQEEKYPEHVIDERDSPESPPPSETGLLFNRHSSSDFGSTPAPDPHQEKLLEKDPPAEAEQREEDRSQETEDLGEKTTADGEKSNENCHAGSEHTETPSSPPRPLKVKIKMPTGSITRTVAPKRIVKASTKDAESSKPSSEGQAVKSKKELQQQSDLTAAATAESVSTVKEKKPRVSPTAVSITKTATLPSVSSSSSRANPINLRTLGKKTLNSGIALPAPLVPQTSSRPASIVNNTGAIISKSQTNLVEAFNKILNNKNLLPSYKPDLSSPVPAEWGISLPSQGYRCLECGDAFALEHSLAQHYDRRSLRIEVTCNHCAKRLAFFNKCSLLLHAREHKEKGLIMQCSHLVMKPVPVEQMISQPEPAAAAGGQVAVKPAHHAAASKKETDMLLYTNNKCPECQTQFGSKEEVSDHFQEVKPAKSTSCTECSPPMLLPNSCSAAAHQRIHQGSSPHVCPECGGTARQQLLQKHLQENCLHFSRRIGYRCSSCLVVFGGLNSVKSHIQQAHCDMFHKCPSCPMAFKSAPSIQNHISAQHADLTDAKAMLIYKCVMCDTVFTHKPLLYAHFDTHLANQKVHVFKCPECTKLFSQRNSLLDHFKTHKAPTLKEELPSPPVAAPHLAGKPESSEEEWMGKEKVKPERMKAPTVWKCRSCNTQFTEREEYISHMGEQHGKFLKKFPCNKCESSFTTTSSMRRHIRDKHKVMNRGFRCQYCSESKKAFSSRSMLERHIQMRHSVTSPGQDSLLGADEAESSSEHDGSSASRRRRRAAVKTEQDAETTDRASPAKKLRSTAAPYVQPESGFSCAPCGFTTEDKPRFLEHISQHRRGGTEGGGLQCLQCGACFTSPSSLSRHRFIIHKVKDAFGDSQQSPVLSPSPSAGSTKNHDDRSSLNGSEPASPSGQPLAGPGKDDDGALACKVCGKHFEKATDLNTHFRTHGMAFIIARNAGKTT, from the exons ATGGGGGACATGAAGACTCCTGATTTTGATGACTTGCTTGCGGCTTTCGACATCCCTGACATTGACGCACAAGAGGCCATTCAGTCAAACCCGGCCGAGCAGCGGGATGGAGGAGCTACTAGTGCCCCTGGGGGAAGCAAGAGTGGGACTTCTTCATGCTTCCCAAGCTCTGAGCCGCCTGTGGTCAGCGTCATAGTGAAGAACACGGTTCGGTCTGAGTCTCTGGAGGGGGAAGACAGGTCTGCAAGGGATAAAACTGATAATCCTCCTAGCAGTGCCTTAACCTCTCAGGTTCCAGTCAAGTTAGAGGATTTTACTTCAGAGTTGGAGCCCAAACTGCCTGCCAGCGCTGCCATGGAGCCTCAGATTACCAATGGCTTTGAAGAAGCTCAAGCTATCAATCAGGGACGGGCCAGCGCACAACACTGGTCCGAGCCTCCTCCTTTCAGCTCCCCGTTGAGTGATAATGAGGGCGACGAAGGAGCCGGACCCACCACTGATGTTATTAATAGTTTGTCGCCCCTTCTGTACCCGCAGTCTTCAACACCAGCTGGTACCACCCAATCATCTCCTCGCTCCCCACCTTTGTTAATCCCTTGCTCACCTCAGCAGGGAAAACCTGCTAATCCTTTGTCGCCTCCTTTGCATCAAAACGGAAGCATGACAGATGAAACCAAATGTGATGGGGACACAGATGAAGATGAGTCCGATCCGGACTTTGGGAGTCCGCTGGTGATTCAGGAGAGCCCAGAATCGATGATGTTCTCCCCTCCAAAACGCAAACGGCGAGAAAAACTCCTTTCGGGTCATCCTCTGGCATATGAGGACGTATCTTCTGTTTTTCCGCAGCCTCCCAGTCTTTCTGCAAAACCTAAATCCccaaaagaggaagaggaacagCCTTTGAAACCTAGCTCGTCCTCCACAGCTCCACAACCCCAGACCCTCTCTGCCGTCAACACAAACTCAACTGCACTGCAGGAGGAGAAATACCCAGAGCATGTGATCGATGAGAGGGACTCGCCCGAGAGCCCCCCACCCAGTGAGACCGGGCTCCTGTTCAACAGGCACAGCAGCTCTGATTTTGGTTCAACACCAGCCCCAGATCCGCATCAGGAGAAACTCCTGGAAAAAGATCCGCCTGCGGAAGCTGAGCAGCGAGAGGAGGACAGATCTCAAGAAACTGAAGATCTGGGTGAAAAGACGACAGCAGATGGAGAAAAATCTAATGAGAATTGCCATGCTGGTAGCGAGCACACAGAGACACCATCCTCCCCACCCAGACCActcaaagttaaaattaaaatgccaaCAGGCAGCATCACAAGAACTGTGGCTCCTAAACGAATCGTAAAAGCCTCTACGAAAGACGCAGAGAGCTCAAAACCATCTTCAGAAGGTCAAGCCGTAAAGTCCAAAAAGGAGCTGCAACAGCAGTCGGACTTAACTGCAGCGGCAACAGCAGAAAGTGTCAGTACAGTGAAGGAGAAAAAGCCCAGAGTGTCCCCTACAGCAGTCAGCATCACTAAGACTGCAACACTGCCGTccgtctcttcctcctcctccagggcCAACCCAATCAACCTCCGCACCCTCGGTAAGAAAACTCTCAACAGTGGGATCGCCCTGCCGGCACCTCTGGTGCCTCAAACCAGCAGCAGGCCGGCCTCTATAGTCAACAACACCGGGGCGATCATTTCCAAGAGCCAGACCAACCTGGTGGAAGCCTTCAACAAAATCCTCAATAACAAAAACCTTCTGCCCAGTTATAAACCAGATCTGAGCTCCCCAGTGCCAGCAGAGTGGGGCATTTCCCTTCCATCACAG GGCTACCGGTGCCTGGAGTGCGGCGACGCCTTCGCCCTGGAGCACAGCTTGGCGCAGCACTACGACCGGCGCTCGCTCAGGATCGAGGTGACGTGCAATCACTGCGCCAAGCGGCTGGCCTTCTTCAACAAGTGCAGCTTGCTTTTGCACGCCCGAGAGCACAAGGAGAAAGGCCTGATCATGCAGTGCTCACATCTGGTCATGAAGCCTGTACCTGTGGAGCAGATGATCAGCCAGCCtgaacctgcagctgcagcagggg GCCAGGTCGCGGTAAAGCCGGCACATCACGCTGCAGCGTCCAAGAAAGAAACAGATATGTTGCTGTACACAAATAATAAATGCCCTGAGTGTCAGACTCAGTTTGGCAGCAAAGAGGAGGTTTCTGACCATTTTCAAGAGGTCAAACCAGCTAAAAGCACT TCTTGCACAGAGTGCTCTCCTCCCATGCTCCTGCCCAACAGCTGCAGCGCCGCAGCCCATCAGCGAATCCACCAAGGCTCCTCGCCGCACGTCTGCCCAGAGTGCGGCGGCACCGCCAGGCAGCAGCTGCTTCAGAAACACCTGCAGGAGAACTGCTTGCACTTTTCCCGCCGCATCGGCTACAG ATGTTCCAGCTGCCTGGTGGTGTTTGGGGGGCTGAACTCTGTGAAGTCCCACATCCAGCAGGCTCATTGCGACATGTTCCATAAATGCCCCAGCTGCCCCATGGCCTTCAAATCTGCCCCCAGCATCCAGAACCACATCTCAGCTCAGCATGCAGACCTCACGGACGCAAAGGCCAT GCTGATTTATAAATGCGTCATGTGTGACACAGTTTTCACTCACAAGCCGCTGCTGTACGCACACTTCGACACTCACTTGGCCAATCAGAAGGTGCATGTGTTCAAATGCCCTGAATGCACCAAGCTGTTTTCTCAGAGGAATTCCCTGCTGGATCATTTCAAG ACACACAAAGCTCCCACATTGAAGGAAGAGCTGCCTTCACCTCCAGTGGCTGCCCCACATTTAGCCGGAAAACCGGAGAGCTCGGAGGAGGAATGGATGGGGAAGGAGAAAGTGAAGCCCGAAAGGATGAAAGCGCCCACAGTGTGGAAATGTCGCTCATGCAACACCCAGTTCACAGAACGGGAGGAATACATTTCTCATATGGGCGAACAGCACGGCAAG TTTCTGAAGAAGTTTCCCTGCAACAAATGTGAGAGCTCCTTCACCACCACGTCCAGCATGAGGCGCCACAtcagagacaaacacaaagtcatgaaCCGCGGCTTCCGCTGCCA atATTGTTCTGAGAGTAAGAAAGCGTTCAGCAGCAGGTCGATGTTGGAGCGGCACATCCAGATGAGACACAGCGTGACCAGTCCGGGTCAGGACTCGCTCTTG GGGGCCGACGAAGCCGAAAGCTCTTCAGAGCACGACGGCAGCTCGGCGTCCCGCAGGAGACGTCGAGCCGCTGTGAAGACGGAGCAGGACGCAGAGACGACGGACAGAGCGAGTCCAGCAAAGAAGCTGCGATCGACGGCCGCTCCGTACGTCCAGCCCGAGTCTGGGTTCAGCTGCGCTCCCTGCGGCTTCACCACGGAGGACAAGCCGAGGTTTCTGGAGCACATCAGCCAGCACAGGCGAGGCGGGACGGAGGGCGGCGGTCTGCAGTGTCTGCAGTGTGGCGCCTGCTTCACATCCCCGTCCTCCCTCTCCCGCCATCGCTTCATCATCCACAAGGTCAAAGATGCTTTCGGCGACAGCCAGCAGAGCCCCGTCTTGTCTCCGTCGCCCTCTGCTGGAAGCACCAAGAACCACGACGACAGGAGCTCCCTGAACGGCTCGGAGCCGGCTTCGCCCTCCGGTCAACCTCTCGCGGGTCCGGGGAAGGATGACGACGGAGCGCTGGCCTGTAAGGTGTGCGgtaaacactttgaaaaagCAACAGATCTCAACACGCACTTCAGAACTCACGGGATGGCTTTTATTATCGCAAGAAACGCAGGGAAGACTACTTAG